A region of Drosophila suzukii chromosome 2L, CBGP_Dsuzu_IsoJpt1.0, whole genome shotgun sequence DNA encodes the following proteins:
- the LOC108019968 gene encoding uncharacterized protein isoform X14, with protein MNQVNFSEKIKDQGPCARVRKIRPINMGGNVEQRPWTPTVRIGRIAAETTNPGPATVQLPTLIGSKVPDSKKKAAPSYSFGHKLGGKYATSGPGPAQYNVTGMRAKGRDYPRAATLQSRPKELTRFSNPGPGEYDVVPAAKAVIDATPKYTFGQRPAALKTFQIPAPGAYCPEKVKLNKTPEFSFGIKHHEQRPDYTPAPGTYKPEQVVQEHIPAFSFGLKTKHIQVSDTPAPGAYSPEKSRLHSTPAYSITGKASHDVVDCTPAPGAYEPEKCVLSRTPAFSFGHRMDLAKSSDTPAPGTYNPEKVRMDHTPSFTLSGRPETRSVSETPAPGSYAPEKYRNDRTPAFTFGGKHEQRLESSTPAPGDYCPEKVRHDHNPAFSFAGRHELHKTSDTPAPGAYDTEKVRQDHNPAFSFAGRHDLQKPSETPAPGAYSPEKVRQDHNPAFSMAGKHIQKLTIETPAPGDYCPEKVRLDHTPAYSFGVKNDPKVENNTPAPGDYHPEKVRQDHNPAFSFAGRHDLHKPSETPAPGAYSPEKVRQDHNPAFSMAGKYDQKISNGTPAPGDYSPEKVRLDHTPAYSFGSKNDPKVENNTPAPGDYHPEKIRQDHNPAFSFAGRYDLQKPSDTPAPGAYSPEKVRQDHNPAFTMAGKYIDKLTNGTPAPGDYYPEKVRLDHTPAYTFGGKNDPKVENNTPAPGDYHPEKVRQDHNPAFSFAGRYDLQKPSDTPAPGAYSPEKVRQDHNPAFTMAGKHIDKLTNGTPAPGDYSPEKVRLDHTPAYTFGGKNDPKIENHTPAPGDYHPEKVRQDHNPAFSFAGRHDLHKPSETPAPGAYYPEKTRQDHNPAFSMTGRQIEKLTNGTPAPGDYCPEKVRLDHTPAYTFGSKNDPKVENNTPAPGDYHPEKVRQDHNPAFSFAGRYDLQKPSDNPAPGAYSPEKVRQDHNPAFTMAGKHIDKITNGTPAPGDYSPEKVRLDHTPAYTFGGKNDPKVENNTPAPGDYHPEKVRQDHNPAFSFAGRHDLHKPSETPAPGAYSPEKVRQDHNPAFSMAGKHDPKVSNDTPAPGDYSPEKCRLDHTPSYTFAGKNDPKIENHTPAPGDYHPEKVRQDHNPAFSFAGRHDLHKPSDTPAPGAYCPEKTRQDHNPAFSMTGRHIEKLTNGTPAPGDYCPEKVRLDHTPAYSFGSKNDPKVENNTPAPGDYHPEKVRQDHNPAFSFAGRHDLHKPSETPAPGDYSPEKVRQDHNPSFTMAGKHDPRVTNDTPAPGDYSPEKVRLDQAPSFSFGGKYDPKTEHHHPAPCDYAPERVRHDHTPAYTIAGRPAAEHVSQTPAPCDYHPEQCQVDSTPAFTFGMRLGRERISDTPAPSAYEPEKHSQHFTPAYSFGTKSDIRMTTDSPAPGHYHPEQCKQDSSPAYSFGLKTVPTASLPVRNNAECTTTTTNNTTNNAGGNSTTTTTTTTTTRTFVNGVEQPELLEKQTTKQVNGTHKELKSAPPEPPAPLSNGQVKHSKLEAYTMQQVAHGQQESGDLKVVTSGKSDASATKAAAESHQRVVRPDGAIVTSGQSSRMQTVKYAVEASSVQDKIISS; from the exons ATGAACCAG GTAAACTTTTCGGAAAAGATCAAGGATCAGGGACCCTGCGCCCGCGTCCGTAAGATTCGTCCAATAAACATGGGCGGTAATGTGGAGCAGCGTCCTTGGACTCCAACGGTCCGAATCGGTAGGATTGCAGCCGAAACTACCAATCCAGGTCCAGCCACCGTACAGCTTCCGACGTTGATCG GTAGCAAAGTTCCGGATTCGAAGAAGAAGGCTGCTCCCTCGTACTCCTTTGGTCACAAATTGGGCGGGAAGTACGCCACCTCTGGACCTGGACCAGCGCAATACAATGTGACAGGTATGAGGGCTAAGGGCCGTGATTATCCCCGAGCAGCCACTCTGCAGAGTCGCCCCAAGGAACTCACTCGGTTCTCCAACCCCGGACCCGGCGAGTATGATGTGGTACCGGCTGCCAAGGCTGTGATCGATGCCACGCCCAAATACACCTTTGGCCAACGACCGGCCGCCTTGAAGACCTTCCAGATTCCAG CTCCTGGCGCCTATTGTCCCGAAAAGGTGAAGCTCAACAAGACGCCGGAGTTCAGTTTTGGCATCAAACATCACGAACAGAGACCAGATTATACGCCAG CGCCGGGCACTTACAAACCCGAGCAGGTTGTCCAAGAACACATTCCCGCCTTCAGCTTCGGCTTGAAAACCAAACACATTCAGGTCAGCGACACTCCAG CACCCGGCGCCTACAGCCCCGAAAAGTCGCGACTACACTCTACACCCGCTTACTCAATCACCGGAAAGGCCTCCCATGACGTTGTCGATTGTACACCTG CCCCCGGAGCATACGAACCCGAGAAGTGCGTGCTGAGCAGGACGCCTGCCTTCAGCTTTGGCCACCGCATGGACCTCGCCAAGTCCAGCGACACGCCCGCGCCGGGCACCTACAATCCCGAGAAGGTGCGGATGGACCACACGCCCTCCTTCACCCTCTCCGGACGCCCCGAAACGAGGTCCGTCAGCGAGACCCCGGCGCCCGGTTCGTATGCCCCGGAAAAGTACCGCAACGACCGAACGCCGGCCTTCACCTTCGGCGGTAAGCACGAGCAGCGCCTCGAGAGCTCCACTCCGGCACCGGGCGACTACTGCCCCGAAAAAGTCCGGCACGATCACAATCCCGCTTTCTCATTCGCCGGTCGCCACGAATTGCACAAGACTAGCGACACTCCAGCACCCGGCGCCTATGATACGGAAAAAGTCCGGCAGGATCACAATCCCGCCTTCTCCTTTGCCGGTCGTCATGATCTTCAGAAGCCCAGTGAAACTCCTGCCCCAGGTGCCTATTCCCCCGAGAAAGTTCGTCAAGATCACAATCCAGCTTTCTCCATGGCTGGAAAACATATCCAAAAGTTAACGATCGAAACTCCAGCTCCTGGTGACTACTGTCCTGAGAAGGTTAGACTAGATCACACTCCCGCCTATAGTTTTGGGGTGAAGAACGATCCGAAAGTAGAGAACAACACTCCAGCCCCTGGGGACTATCACCCCGAAAAGGTCAGGCAGGATCATAACCCTGCGTTTTCCTTTGCTGGACGCCACGACCTGCACAAACCCAGTGAGACCCCTGCTCCAGGAGCTTACTCTCCGGAGAAAGTAAGGCAAGATCACAATCCTGCTTTCTCGATGGCTGGCAAGTATGATCAGAAGATTTCCAATGGTACCCCTGCTCCAGGGGACTACAGTCCCGAAAAGGTTAGACTAGATCACACACCTGCTTATAGTTTTGGAAGTAAGAATGATCCTAAAGTTGAGAACAATACCCCCGCTCCAGGAGATTATCATCCTGAGAAAATTAGGCAGGACCACAATCCCGCCTTCTCCTTTGCTGGTCGCTATGATCTTCAAAAACCAAGTGATACTCCCGCCCCTGGTGCCTATTCCCCCGAGAAAGTTCGTCAAGATCACAACCCTGCCTTTACGATGGCTGGCAAATATATCGATAAGCTTACAAATGGAACACCAGCTCCTGGTGACTACTATCCTGAAAAAGTTAGATTAGATCATACACCTGCGTACACTTTTGGTGGCAAAAACGATCCTAAAGTAGAGAACAATACACCAGCTCCAGGTGATTATCATCCTGAGAAAGTTAGGCAGGACCACAATCCCGCCTTCTCCTTTGCTGGTCGCTATGACCTTCAAAAACCAAGTGATACTCCCGCCCCTGGTGCATATTCCCCCGAGAAGGTTCGTCAAGATCATAATCCTGCCTTTACGATGGCTGGCAAACATATCGATAAGCTTACAAATGGAACACCAGCTCCTGGTGACTACAGCCCAGAAAAAGTTCGATTAGATCACACACCTGCCTACACTTTTGGTGGCAAAAACGATCCCAAAATTGAAAACCATACCCCAGCTCCAGGTGATTATCATCCTGAGAAAGTTAGGCAAGATCACAATCCCGCCTTTTCTTTCGCTGGTCGTCATGATCTTCACAAGCCCAGCGAAACTCCCGCTCCAGGGGCCTACTACCCCGAAAAAACTAGACAGGATCATAATCCCGCCTTCTCAATGACTGGCAGACAAATCGAAAAGCTTACAAATGGCACTCCAGCTCCTGGAGATTACTGCCCAGAGAAGGTTCGCTTAGATCATACTCCAGCTTATACTTTTGGTAGTAAGAACGATCCGAAGGTGGAGAACAATACCCCCGCTCCAGGAGATTATCATCCGGAAAAGGTAAGGCAGGACCACAATCCCGCCTTCTCCTTTGCTGGTCGTTATGACCTTCAAAAACCGAGTGATAATCCCGCCCCTGGTGCCTATTCCCCCGAAAAAGTTCGTCAAGATCACAATCCTGCCTTTACAATGGCTGGCAAACATATCGATAAGATAACCAATGGTACACCAGCTCCTGGTGACTACAGCCCAGAAAAAGTTCGATTAGATCACACACCTGCCTACACTTTTGGTGGCAAGAACGATCCTAAAGTAGAGAACAATACACCAGCTCCAGGTGATTATCATCCTGAGAAAGTTAGGCAAGATCACAATCCAGCCTTTTCCTTCGCTGGCCGTCATGATCTGCACAAACCCAGCGAAACTCCCGCTCCTGGAGCCTATTCTCCAGAAAAAGTCCGACAAGATCATAACCCTGCCTTCTCGATGGCGGGCAAACATGATCCCAAGGTCTCTAATGATACTCCTGCCCCTGGTGACTATAGTCCCGAAAAGTGCCGTCTAGATCATACACCCTCCTATACGTTTGCTGGGAAAAATGATCCCAAAATTGAAAACCATACCCCAGCTCCAGGTGATTATCATCCTGAGAAAGTTAGGCAAGATCACAATCCAGCCTTTTCTTTCGCTGGCCGTCATGATCTTCACAAGCCCAGTGACACTCCCGCTCCAGGGGCCTACTGCCCCGAAAAAACTAGACAGGATCATAATCCCGCCTTCTCAATGACTGGCAGACACATCGAAAAGCTTACAAATGGCACTCCAGCTCCTGGAGATTACTGCCCAGAGAAGGTTCGCCTTGATCATACTCCAGCTTATAGCTTTGGTAGTAAGAACGATCCGAAGGTGGAGAACAATACACCAGCTCCTGGGGACTATCATCCAGAAAAGGTTAGACAAGATCACAACCCCGCCTTCTCCTTCGCCGGTCGTCATGATCTCCATAAACCAAGTGAGACCCCCGCTCCGGGTGATTACTCTCCAGAGAAGGTTCGACAAGATCACAATCCATCCTTTACAATGGCGGGAAAGCATGATCCTAGGGTCACCAATGACACCCCGGCACCTGGGGACTACAGCCCGGAGAAGGTGCGACTGGACCAAGCACCTTCATTCAGCTTTGGCGGCAAATATGACCCCAAAACGGAACACCATCATCCTGCGCCTTGCGACTACGCCCCCGAGAGAGTTCGCCACGACCATACACCCGCCTACACAATTGCAGGTCGTCCCGCCGCCGAACACGTGAGCCAGACCCCGGCTCCCTGTGACTATCATCCGGAGCAGTGCCAGGTGGACAGCACGCCGGCGTTCACCTTTGGCATGCGACTGGGAAGGGAGCGCATCTCGGACACGCCAG CACCCTCTGCTTATGAGCCGGAGAAGCACTCACAACACTTCACACCCGCCTACAGCTTTGGCACTAAGTCGGACATCCGCATGACCACCGATTCCCCAG CCCCCGGTCACTATCATCCCGAGCAGTGCAAGCAGGATAGCTCGCCAGCCTATAGTTTTGGCCTAAAGACAGTGCCAACTGCTTCACTTCCAG TACGCAACAATGCGGAATGCACCACCACAACCACCAACAACACCACCAACAATGCTGGTGGCAACAGCACCACAACTACcaccacaaccaccaccactAGAACCTTTGTCAATGGAGTGGAGCAGCCAGAGTTGCTGGAAAAGCAGACCACCAAGCAGGTGAATGGCACCCACAAAGAGCTTAAGTCCGCACCACCAGAACCACCTGCACCACTGAGCAATGGCCAAGTGAAGCACTCGAAGTTGGAGGCCTACACGATGCAGCAGGTGGCCCACGGTCAGCAGGAGAGTGGTGACCTAAAGGTGGTGACCAGTGGTAAGTCCGATGCCAGTGCCACCAAGGCGGCGGCCGAGAGCCACCAGAGGGTGGTGCGTCCAGATGGCGCCATCGTGACCAGCGGCCAATCCTCGAGGATGCAGACGGTCAAGTACGCTGTGGAGGCCAGCAGCGTGCAGGACAAGATTATCAG CTCCTAA
- the LOC108019968 gene encoding uncharacterized protein isoform X3 encodes MGGNVEQRPWTPTVRIGRIAAETTNPGPATVQLPTLIGSKVPDSKKKAAPSYSFGHKLGGKYATSGPGPAQYNVTGMRAKGRDYPRAATLQSRPKELTRFSNPGPGEYDVVPAAKAVIDATPKYTFGQRPAALKTFQIPGPNHYQVVPLDVVKRRAPRYSFRIKVNVYFVNNPAPNSYCPEKVTQSKKNAPRYTFGRRTKIEHDQGTPAPGAYCPEKVKLNKTPEFSFGIKHHEQRPDYTPAPGTYKPEQVVQEHIPAFSFGLKTKHIQVSDTPAPGAYSPEKSRLHSTPAYSITGKASHDVVDCTPAPGAYEPEKCVLSRTPAFSFGHRMDLAKSSDTPAPGTYNPEKVRMDHTPSFTLSGRPETRSVSETPAPGSYAPEKYRNDRTPAFTFGGKHEQRLESSTPAPGDYCPEKVRHDHNPAFSFAGRHELHKTSDTPAPGAYDTEKVRQDHNPAFSFAGRHDLQKPSETPAPGAYSPEKVRQDHNPAFSMAGKHIQKLTIETPAPGDYCPEKVRLDHTPAYSFGVKNDPKVENNTPAPGDYHPEKVRQDHNPAFSFAGRHDLHKPSETPAPGAYSPEKVRQDHNPAFSMAGKYDQKISNGTPAPGDYSPEKVRLDHTPAYSFGSKNDPKVENNTPAPGDYHPEKIRQDHNPAFSFAGRYDLQKPSDTPAPGAYSPEKVRQDHNPAFTMAGKYIDKLTNGTPAPGDYYPEKVRLDHTPAYTFGGKNDPKVENNTPAPGDYHPEKVRQDHNPAFSFAGRYDLQKPSDTPAPGAYSPEKVRQDHNPAFTMAGKHIDKLTNGTPAPGDYSPEKVRLDHTPAYTFGGKNDPKIENHTPAPGDYHPEKVRQDHNPAFSFAGRHDLHKPSETPAPGAYYPEKTRQDHNPAFSMTGRQIEKLTNGTPAPGDYCPEKVRLDHTPAYTFGSKNDPKVENNTPAPGDYHPEKVRQDHNPAFSFAGRYDLQKPSDNPAPGAYSPEKVRQDHNPAFTMAGKHIDKITNGTPAPGDYSPEKVRLDHTPAYTFGGKNDPKVENNTPAPGDYHPEKVRQDHNPAFSFAGRHDLHKPSETPAPGAYSPEKVRQDHNPAFSMAGKHDPKVSNDTPAPGDYSPEKCRLDHTPSYTFAGKNDPKIENHTPAPGDYHPEKVRQDHNPAFSFAGRHDLHKPSDTPAPGAYCPEKTRQDHNPAFSMTGRHIEKLTNGTPAPGDYCPEKVRLDHTPAYSFGSKNDPKVENNTPAPGDYHPEKVRQDHNPAFSFAGRHDLHKPSETPAPGDYSPEKVRQDHNPSFTMAGKHDPRVTNDTPAPGDYSPEKVRLDQAPSFSFGGKYDPKTEHHHPAPCDYAPERVRHDHTPAYTIAGRPAAEHVSQTPAPCDYHPEQCQVDSTPAFTFGMRLGRERISDTPAPSAYEPEKHSQHFTPAYSFGTKSDIRMTTDSPAPGHYHPEQCKQDSSPAYSFGLKTVPTASLPEPRGVYIEDRIVQRRERRLASPVRNNAECTTTTTNNTTNNAGGNSTTTTTTTTTTRTFVNGVEQPELLEKQTTKQVNGTHKELKSAPPEPPAPLSNGQVKHSKLEAYTMQQVAHGQQESGDLKVVTSGKSDASATKAAAESHQRVVRPDGAIVTSGQSSRMQTVKYAVEASSVQDKIISS; translated from the exons ATGGGCGGTAATGTGGAGCAGCGTCCTTGGACTCCAACGGTCCGAATCGGTAGGATTGCAGCCGAAACTACCAATCCAGGTCCAGCCACCGTACAGCTTCCGACGTTGATCG GTAGCAAAGTTCCGGATTCGAAGAAGAAGGCTGCTCCCTCGTACTCCTTTGGTCACAAATTGGGCGGGAAGTACGCCACCTCTGGACCTGGACCAGCGCAATACAATGTGACAGGTATGAGGGCTAAGGGCCGTGATTATCCCCGAGCAGCCACTCTGCAGAGTCGCCCCAAGGAACTCACTCGGTTCTCCAACCCCGGACCCGGCGAGTATGATGTGGTACCGGCTGCCAAGGCTGTGATCGATGCCACGCCCAAATACACCTTTGGCCAACGACCGGCCGCCTTGAAGACCTTCCAGATTCCAG GTCCCAACCATTATCAAGTGGTGCCACTTGATGTCGTCAAGCGGCGAGCCCCACGATACTCCTTTCGCATTAAGGTTAACGTGTACTTTGTTAACAATCCAG CTCCGAATAGCTATTGCCCTGAAAAGGTCACGCAATCAAAAAAGAATGCGCCACGCTACACTTTCGGTAGACGAACTAAAATCGAACACGATCAGGGCACACCAG CTCCTGGCGCCTATTGTCCCGAAAAGGTGAAGCTCAACAAGACGCCGGAGTTCAGTTTTGGCATCAAACATCACGAACAGAGACCAGATTATACGCCAG CGCCGGGCACTTACAAACCCGAGCAGGTTGTCCAAGAACACATTCCCGCCTTCAGCTTCGGCTTGAAAACCAAACACATTCAGGTCAGCGACACTCCAG CACCCGGCGCCTACAGCCCCGAAAAGTCGCGACTACACTCTACACCCGCTTACTCAATCACCGGAAAGGCCTCCCATGACGTTGTCGATTGTACACCTG CCCCCGGAGCATACGAACCCGAGAAGTGCGTGCTGAGCAGGACGCCTGCCTTCAGCTTTGGCCACCGCATGGACCTCGCCAAGTCCAGCGACACGCCCGCGCCGGGCACCTACAATCCCGAGAAGGTGCGGATGGACCACACGCCCTCCTTCACCCTCTCCGGACGCCCCGAAACGAGGTCCGTCAGCGAGACCCCGGCGCCCGGTTCGTATGCCCCGGAAAAGTACCGCAACGACCGAACGCCGGCCTTCACCTTCGGCGGTAAGCACGAGCAGCGCCTCGAGAGCTCCACTCCGGCACCGGGCGACTACTGCCCCGAAAAAGTCCGGCACGATCACAATCCCGCTTTCTCATTCGCCGGTCGCCACGAATTGCACAAGACTAGCGACACTCCAGCACCCGGCGCCTATGATACGGAAAAAGTCCGGCAGGATCACAATCCCGCCTTCTCCTTTGCCGGTCGTCATGATCTTCAGAAGCCCAGTGAAACTCCTGCCCCAGGTGCCTATTCCCCCGAGAAAGTTCGTCAAGATCACAATCCAGCTTTCTCCATGGCTGGAAAACATATCCAAAAGTTAACGATCGAAACTCCAGCTCCTGGTGACTACTGTCCTGAGAAGGTTAGACTAGATCACACTCCCGCCTATAGTTTTGGGGTGAAGAACGATCCGAAAGTAGAGAACAACACTCCAGCCCCTGGGGACTATCACCCCGAAAAGGTCAGGCAGGATCATAACCCTGCGTTTTCCTTTGCTGGACGCCACGACCTGCACAAACCCAGTGAGACCCCTGCTCCAGGAGCTTACTCTCCGGAGAAAGTAAGGCAAGATCACAATCCTGCTTTCTCGATGGCTGGCAAGTATGATCAGAAGATTTCCAATGGTACCCCTGCTCCAGGGGACTACAGTCCCGAAAAGGTTAGACTAGATCACACACCTGCTTATAGTTTTGGAAGTAAGAATGATCCTAAAGTTGAGAACAATACCCCCGCTCCAGGAGATTATCATCCTGAGAAAATTAGGCAGGACCACAATCCCGCCTTCTCCTTTGCTGGTCGCTATGATCTTCAAAAACCAAGTGATACTCCCGCCCCTGGTGCCTATTCCCCCGAGAAAGTTCGTCAAGATCACAACCCTGCCTTTACGATGGCTGGCAAATATATCGATAAGCTTACAAATGGAACACCAGCTCCTGGTGACTACTATCCTGAAAAAGTTAGATTAGATCATACACCTGCGTACACTTTTGGTGGCAAAAACGATCCTAAAGTAGAGAACAATACACCAGCTCCAGGTGATTATCATCCTGAGAAAGTTAGGCAGGACCACAATCCCGCCTTCTCCTTTGCTGGTCGCTATGACCTTCAAAAACCAAGTGATACTCCCGCCCCTGGTGCATATTCCCCCGAGAAGGTTCGTCAAGATCATAATCCTGCCTTTACGATGGCTGGCAAACATATCGATAAGCTTACAAATGGAACACCAGCTCCTGGTGACTACAGCCCAGAAAAAGTTCGATTAGATCACACACCTGCCTACACTTTTGGTGGCAAAAACGATCCCAAAATTGAAAACCATACCCCAGCTCCAGGTGATTATCATCCTGAGAAAGTTAGGCAAGATCACAATCCCGCCTTTTCTTTCGCTGGTCGTCATGATCTTCACAAGCCCAGCGAAACTCCCGCTCCAGGGGCCTACTACCCCGAAAAAACTAGACAGGATCATAATCCCGCCTTCTCAATGACTGGCAGACAAATCGAAAAGCTTACAAATGGCACTCCAGCTCCTGGAGATTACTGCCCAGAGAAGGTTCGCTTAGATCATACTCCAGCTTATACTTTTGGTAGTAAGAACGATCCGAAGGTGGAGAACAATACCCCCGCTCCAGGAGATTATCATCCGGAAAAGGTAAGGCAGGACCACAATCCCGCCTTCTCCTTTGCTGGTCGTTATGACCTTCAAAAACCGAGTGATAATCCCGCCCCTGGTGCCTATTCCCCCGAAAAAGTTCGTCAAGATCACAATCCTGCCTTTACAATGGCTGGCAAACATATCGATAAGATAACCAATGGTACACCAGCTCCTGGTGACTACAGCCCAGAAAAAGTTCGATTAGATCACACACCTGCCTACACTTTTGGTGGCAAGAACGATCCTAAAGTAGAGAACAATACACCAGCTCCAGGTGATTATCATCCTGAGAAAGTTAGGCAAGATCACAATCCAGCCTTTTCCTTCGCTGGCCGTCATGATCTGCACAAACCCAGCGAAACTCCCGCTCCTGGAGCCTATTCTCCAGAAAAAGTCCGACAAGATCATAACCCTGCCTTCTCGATGGCGGGCAAACATGATCCCAAGGTCTCTAATGATACTCCTGCCCCTGGTGACTATAGTCCCGAAAAGTGCCGTCTAGATCATACACCCTCCTATACGTTTGCTGGGAAAAATGATCCCAAAATTGAAAACCATACCCCAGCTCCAGGTGATTATCATCCTGAGAAAGTTAGGCAAGATCACAATCCAGCCTTTTCTTTCGCTGGCCGTCATGATCTTCACAAGCCCAGTGACACTCCCGCTCCAGGGGCCTACTGCCCCGAAAAAACTAGACAGGATCATAATCCCGCCTTCTCAATGACTGGCAGACACATCGAAAAGCTTACAAATGGCACTCCAGCTCCTGGAGATTACTGCCCAGAGAAGGTTCGCCTTGATCATACTCCAGCTTATAGCTTTGGTAGTAAGAACGATCCGAAGGTGGAGAACAATACACCAGCTCCTGGGGACTATCATCCAGAAAAGGTTAGACAAGATCACAACCCCGCCTTCTCCTTCGCCGGTCGTCATGATCTCCATAAACCAAGTGAGACCCCCGCTCCGGGTGATTACTCTCCAGAGAAGGTTCGACAAGATCACAATCCATCCTTTACAATGGCGGGAAAGCATGATCCTAGGGTCACCAATGACACCCCGGCACCTGGGGACTACAGCCCGGAGAAGGTGCGACTGGACCAAGCACCTTCATTCAGCTTTGGCGGCAAATATGACCCCAAAACGGAACACCATCATCCTGCGCCTTGCGACTACGCCCCCGAGAGAGTTCGCCACGACCATACACCCGCCTACACAATTGCAGGTCGTCCCGCCGCCGAACACGTGAGCCAGACCCCGGCTCCCTGTGACTATCATCCGGAGCAGTGCCAGGTGGACAGCACGCCGGCGTTCACCTTTGGCATGCGACTGGGAAGGGAGCGCATCTCGGACACGCCAG CACCCTCTGCTTATGAGCCGGAGAAGCACTCACAACACTTCACACCCGCCTACAGCTTTGGCACTAAGTCGGACATCCGCATGACCACCGATTCCCCAG CCCCCGGTCACTATCATCCCGAGCAGTGCAAGCAGGATAGCTCGCCAGCCTATAGTTTTGGCCTAAAGACAGTGCCAACTGCTTCACTTCCAG AACCCAGGGGCGTCTACATCGAAGATCGCATTGTCCAAAGACGCGAACGCCGCCTGGCAAGTCCCG TACGCAACAATGCGGAATGCACCACCACAACCACCAACAACACCACCAACAATGCTGGTGGCAACAGCACCACAACTACcaccacaaccaccaccactAGAACCTTTGTCAATGGAGTGGAGCAGCCAGAGTTGCTGGAAAAGCAGACCACCAAGCAGGTGAATGGCACCCACAAAGAGCTTAAGTCCGCACCACCAGAACCACCTGCACCACTGAGCAATGGCCAAGTGAAGCACTCGAAGTTGGAGGCCTACACGATGCAGCAGGTGGCCCACGGTCAGCAGGAGAGTGGTGACCTAAAGGTGGTGACCAGTGGTAAGTCCGATGCCAGTGCCACCAAGGCGGCGGCCGAGAGCCACCAGAGGGTGGTGCGTCCAGATGGCGCCATCGTGACCAGCGGCCAATCCTCGAGGATGCAGACGGTCAAGTACGCTGTGGAGGCCAGCAGCGTGCAGGACAAGATTATCAG CTCCTAA